TCTGGATGAATGTTGAACTGAAGAGGCTGGAGACTGGCCCACTACTGGCAGCATAGCTGGGCTGGTAGCTCCCCCAATGAGCAGACATTTGGCCATACTTCCTTTGGGCACGTTTAGCAAGGAGATTCTGGCTGTATGTTGAACCCCTTCCACCCTGGTTAGAGGTAAACAGGCTTTGGCTTGGTGTTGCACCAGGGTCAGAGCCAGGCTTGAAGGCTCCATAAGAGTTTCCACAAGCTGTAGAGCTAGGGCGAAAAAGACTGGAGCGAGAGGCCAGGCTGGAAGTGGGCATGCCGCGACTTGCTCCATCTAGTCTCTGGCCAGATGTTTGGGCATATTGATTGGAAGTTGAAACACTTCTACTGGCAGAGCTGCTCTGGTATTGCATAACATCTTGGGAGAAGCTAGGCTTGTAGCTTTTTGCTGCACTCCCACCTTGAGTAGAACCAAAACTCAGAGGACCTGGTCTAAATGAAGAACCACTTGAGGGAACTTGACGGTCAGGAGTGGAAATTGACTGGGCAGAGATTTCTATTGGTCCCTTGGAAGCCAGGGTAGAGAAGCTGCTCCCTTGCTCCAGGTCCTGGACATAGCGGGTGAGGGTAGCAGCTTGACCATAGAGGCTGGGGGCTCCTCTACTCTGAGTCTGGACAAGGCCTTGGTTGGGTTGTCTGGAGGTGGAGAACTTCAATCCACTCTGGGTAGAGCCATAGTTTGGAGTAGATGGTTTCAGGTTAGAGGCAGGTCTACTGTGGACATTAAACATACCATATGGATTCTGGACTAAACCAGAGCTGCTGGAGTGAGGCTGTACTGGATGAAGAGTGTAGGGCTGAATTCTCTTTGCCTCCCAACTTGAAACTGGCCTTACTGCACTGGGGTCAGAGACACTTTGACTATAGGTTCTGCTGGCCTTGGTTTGATGCATGTTGTGGATGGCAGAGGCGCCACTGGCTATAGAACCAGAGAGGCTAATGTCAGTATTCTTGGCACGGGTCCTCTTACCCTTTGTCTGGGCAGAGGTAAAGCTGCTGGGGATAGAGCCACGAGAGGCTGGTCTGAATTGATCCTGGGGATAGCTGCCACCTGTTTGCCTCTGCGCAACTTCCATTCTGGAAAAGCCAGAAAACCCATAGCCTCTTATTCTCTGGGCATCTAAACAGAACAAAGGGAAGTTATAGATTCAGTGACAAACTTGAAGGTTGGTCTGACAAAAGTGACCATGTTGGTGTTCATGCCTTACCACGTGGAGCCCATGTAAAACTTGAGTGTTCTGCAAACAATGAGCAAAGGAACACAATCCTGTCAAGAAAAGACATGGCCATTACACATCAACATTGCAAATATAAGCAGCAACCTTGCAGTAGACCTGAAACACACTGTTCAAAGAATCTTACCCCAAATTAATTCCAAAAGCCATATCAAAGCCTTAAACCACCAACAGCCCAGACAAAGCAATACTCCACAATTAGTGGCTCAATGCCTTACTGCCTTGTTTAGTTGACATACCAGCTTGGTGTGTATTTATTGCCTGAACCTGCAGTTGCCATCCAATCACTGGCTTATTGATTGAGCATTCTCAGCTGTATGTCTTTGTGGAGGGACAGATTTTAAAACAAccaaggtgaggagagaggacgcgaAGAGTTAAGGAAAGACTTTTGAAATTCACACAAAGAGGGCTAACGGTATGACATCACAACGACATGCAGCTGAAcatgatcaatcaatcaaacagtGATGACGACTGGCTGTTCAGGCTAGAAATATACACTCAGCTGATATATCAACAACTCAAGGCagtaaggctgcgtttacacaggcagcacaattctgaTCTTGTTTTCACTAATTAGACAAATCAGATCTGCTCTGAAAAAGAGCTGATTTGAAAAGATCTgatttgattggtcaaaagacaaatTAGTAGAAAAAGATCTGAATTGGTCTTCCTGTGTAAACACAGGCTAAGTTAGCGAGCTGGCAGCTATTGCGTTGTCTAGTGTGTGGGTTCTGTAGTACTTCATTTAAACATAGCTTTTGGAATACATTTTGGTTACAATGTTTGGGAAAAAAGTTTTTCATACCTACTGAAAAGTTGCTGCTTGTgaaatatgttgtgtaatttctcTCTTGGCTTTTACGTGATTTAACTTGTACAATTTATTCTCTTGACAggatttgtttgttttgttcattgTTTGCAGCTTGTGTAAGctatgtgtgtcaaatcaaatcaaaattcaaatcaaattttattggtcacatacacatggttaggagatgttaatgcgagcgtagcgaaatgcttgtgcttctagttccgactatgcagtaaaatctaacaagtaatctaacaaattcaatTACCTTATACaaaaacaactaccttatacacacaaatgtaaagggatgaataagaatatgtacatataaaaatatggatgagcgatggcgtgcggcataggcaagatgcagtagatggtgtagaatacagtatatacacatgagatgagtaatgtaggatatgtaaacattattaaagcggcgttatttaaagtgactagtgatacctttattaagtcagtttatttaagtggccagagatttgagtctgtatgttggcggcagcctctctatgttagtggtggctgtttaacagtctgatggccttgagattgaagctgtttttcagcctcTCGGTACCAGCTTtattgcacctgtactgacctcgccttctggatgatagcggggtgaacaggcagtggctcgggtggttgttgtccttgatgatctttttggccttcctgtgacatcgggtgccgtaggtgtcctggagggcaggtagtttgcccccggtaatgcgttgtgcagaccgcactaccctctggagagccttgaggttgagggcggtgcaattgccgtaccaggcggtgatacagcccgacaggatgctctcgattgtgcatctgtaaatgtttgtgagtgttttagatgacaagccaaatttttcagcctcctgagtttgaagaggcgctgttgcaccttcatcaccacactgtctgtgtaggtggaccatttcagtttgtccgtgatgtgtacgccgaggaacttaaaacgttccaccttctccactactgtcccgtcgatgtggatgggggggtgctccctctgctgttttctgaagtccacggtcatcttctttgttttgacgttgagtgagaggttattttcctgacaccacactccgagggccctcaccttctccctgtaggctgtctcggcGTTGTTGGTaaccaggcctaccactgtagtgtcgtctgcaaacttgatgattgagttggaagtgtgcatggccacgcagtcatgggtgaacagggagtacaggagagggctgagaacgcacccttctggggccccagtgttgaggatcagcggggtggagatgttgtttcctaccttcaccacctggggcggcccgtcagaaagtccaggacacagttgcacagggtgCGGTCAAGACCCAGTGTCTCGAGCtagatgacgagtttggagggtactatggtttaaatgctgagctgtagtcaatgaacaacatacttacataggtattcctcttgtccagatgggatagggcagtgtgcagtgtaatggcgattgcatcgtcagtggacctattggggcggtaagcaaattggagtgggtctaaggtatcatgtagggtggaggtgatatgatccttgactagtctctcaaagcacttcgtgatgacagaagtgagtgcttcggggcgatagtcatttcattcagttaccttagctcttgggaacaggaacaatggtggccatcttgaaggaTGTGAGGACAACAGACTGGAATagggattggttgaatatgtccgtaaacacactgccagctggtttgcgcatgctctgaggacgcagctagggatgccgcctgggccggcagccttgcgagggttaacatgtttaaattgtctgggagcaagacgttggtgtccgcgacggggctggtttctttttgtaatccgtgattgactgtagaccctgccacatacgtctcgcgtttgagccattgaattgcaactctactttgtctctatactgacgctttgcttgtttgatagccttgcggagggaatacctgcactgtttgtattcggtcgtgtttccggtcgccttgccatgattaaaagcagtgattCGCGCTTTTAGTTTCGCTCGTATGCAGCCGTCaagccacggtttctggttagggaaggttttaatggtCACAGAGGGTATGACATCTCCAAttcacttgctaataaactcgctcaccgagtcagcgtatacatcaatgttattgtctaaggctatccagaacatatcccaatccacgtgatcgaagcaatcttgaagcgtggaatccgattggtcagaccagcgttgaattgaGGCCTTGtccagccgggaagaactattggatataaaagcgatGTCAATTTACcatcattacgaccaggaatacctctttcccgaagtggatcctttgtttggacctccaccctggacatgtaTACgctgtatacgctgactcggtgaacgagtttattagcaagtgaaTCGGAGATGTCATACCCTCTGTGACCATTAAAACCTtctctaaccagaaaccgtggattgatggctgCATTCGAGCGAAActaaaagcgcgaaccactgcttttaatcatggcaaggcgaccggaaacacgaccgaatacaaacagtgcagctattcctTCCGCAAGgctatcaaacaagcaaagcgtcagtatagagacaaagtagagttgcaattcaatggctcaaacgcaagacgtatgtggcagggtctacagtcaatcacggattacaaaaagaaaaccagccccgtcgcggacaccaacgtcttgctcccagacaatttaaacaacttctttgctcgctttgaggacattACAGCTGACATAGCCCgttac
This genomic interval from Salmo salar chromosome ssa27, Ssal_v3.1, whole genome shotgun sequence contains the following:
- the LOC106588604 gene encoding mediator of RNA polymerase II transcription subunit 1-like, whose amino-acid sequence is MAFGINLGIVFLCSLFAEHSSFTWAPRDAQRIRGYGFSGFSRMEVAQRQTGGSYPQDQFRPASRGSIPSSFTSAQTKGKRTRAKNTDISLSGSIASGASAIHNMHQTKASRTYSQSVSDPSAVRPVSSWEAKRIQPYTLHPVQPHSSSSGLVQNPYGMFNVHSRPASNLKPSTPNYGSTQSGLKFSTSRQPNQGLVQTQSRGAPSLYGQAATLTRYVQDLEQGSSFSTLASKGPIEISAQSISTPDRQVPSSGSSFRPGPLSFGSTQGGSAAKSYKPSFSQDVMQYQSSSASRSVSTSNQYAQTSGQRLDGASRGMPTSSLASRSSLFRPSSTACGNSYGAFKPGSDPGATPSQSLFTSNQGGRGSTYSQNLLAKRAQRKYGQMSAHWGSYQPSYAASSGPVSSLFSSTFIQNAPATAQKTGGRFRAT